Genomic segment of Clostridia bacterium:
GACCGCCTTATCTACCGCGGCAAGGTGTATTCCGCGCTGGCGTAGCCCCGTTTATGCAAAAAACACGCCTTTGGGCGTGTGAATACATAAATATTCGGTATTGACAGTAGGGTATAGGAATGTTATAATATAAATATAAAATATTTTTAATAAAGGAGATTGATTATGGGCGAGTATAGCAAGTACATATCGGAAAAACGTCGTTCGGTCCCCACTCCCAAGGATTTGGTGGACGAGAACGGTAAAGTCGTGTTCGGCACGTTCGACAAGGAGTTCGAGACCATGGAACTTTTGCGGGCCAAGAAGCCGACCAAGGCCCCCGATTGCATGCGCAAATTCAAATTGACCTTGTGGGAAGCCACCGAGGTACACCTCAAGAACGGCGTGTTGTTGGCCGTGGTGTGCGATATGGGTATCTTCGGCAAACAACTCAATATGTTCTACGACAAGCGTTCGCATAAGGTGTACTGCTGGGACACCCAAATCAAGAGCAAAGACACCAAGATCGCGCCCAACCTCTTGAACGGCTCCATCGCCGAGGCGGCGTCGGACGTGGGCTTCGTGAAATACGTCAACAATTTCCAAGACGGCAGAGCGGACCTCTCGGGCAAACACACGGGTAAGTGTCTCATCAATACGGACGACGATAAGGTTTGCTCCAAGACCATCAAGGAGAACTACGGCGAGGCCTCTATCGAGTACGATTTCAAACTGACCCGTATCTCCAAACCCTGCGTGGTGAGCATCCCCTTCCCCTATAGCGACAACCGTACGCTGTACAGCCAAAAAGACTTCTTCAAGGCCGAGGGCAAACTGATCATCAACGGCGAGGAAATGCTCACGGACGAGGAGTCCACGGCCATCATCGACGACCACCGCGGCTACTATCCGCGCAAGGCGCACTACGATTGGGTGACCACGATGGGCGTGTGCGACGTGGACGGCGAGAAGAAATGGCTGGCCTTCAACCTCACGCACAACCAAAGCACGGACGAGCCCGCCTACAACGAGAACCTCATCTTCTTCGAGGGCAAGACTTCGCTGTTGCCGCCCGTCAAGTTTACCCGTTCGGTGGAGAGCGCGGACTTCACCAACTACTCCGAGTGGACGGTCAAGGACGAATACGATATGGTCAACCTCAAGTTCAAAGTGTACGGCATCAACCCCATGGTGATGCACGCGGGCGTGGTGAATATCGACTACTACGTCGCTTGGGGCGAGTTGGAGGGCTATCTCCGCGACGAGGACGGAAAGAAGTATATCCTCGACGGCATGATGGGCATGGGCGAGGACAAGACCTTGTTACTGTAACCCGCCGAAGGGAAAACGAGATAGTAACGCAAAGAAACCGCAAAGCGGCAATGGGGCGTCGAAAACAAATTCGGCGCCCTTTTTCTTTGCATTGACAATCCGCTGTCGTCGGGGTATAATGGTTCTATGAATATTATCGAGTACGTTTCTCAATCTACGGATAGTTTCGCCGCTCGTCCGTTCGGCGAGGTGGACAGCCTGGTGCTTTCGCAGGCCGCGTATCTGCGCGTGGGTGAGTACGAGGGCGTGCGTTTGTGCGACTTGCACGACCTCGTAAAAGACCGTATGGCATCGATTGCCCCTGCACGTACGCAGGAAAACGAGGCGTTGCTCGCCGCG
This window contains:
- a CDS encoding DUF2804 domain-containing protein gives rise to the protein MGEYSKYISEKRRSVPTPKDLVDENGKVVFGTFDKEFETMELLRAKKPTKAPDCMRKFKLTLWEATEVHLKNGVLLAVVCDMGIFGKQLNMFYDKRSHKVYCWDTQIKSKDTKIAPNLLNGSIAEAASDVGFVKYVNNFQDGRADLSGKHTGKCLINTDDDKVCSKTIKENYGEASIEYDFKLTRISKPCVVSIPFPYSDNRTLYSQKDFFKAEGKLIINGEEMLTDEESTAIIDDHRGYYPRKAHYDWVTTMGVCDVDGEKKWLAFNLTHNQSTDEPAYNENLIFFEGKTSLLPPVKFTRSVESADFTNYSEWTVKDEYDMVNLKFKVYGINPMVMHAGVVNIDYYVAWGELEGYLRDEDGKKYILDGMMGMGEDKTLLL